The proteins below are encoded in one region of Aequorivita iocasae:
- a CDS encoding TonB-dependent receptor — translation MPETIIGDKEFENIPSIKSKALRINLNENIYGTFAEIGAGQETVRNFFRAGGASGTIAKTMSAYDKDFSDAIYGIEEDGRYVTESRLQKMLSHEFNLIEERINREKHPNRLFFSYANTVATIDFAKKYKGHGWVGIRYQIDPKEPYNEITLHIRFHENDAQLQQITLGTLGVNLIYGAYYKYDQPNKLLRYLYDHIDKDKIEIDTINFSGPRFKDVDNRLMSLQLIKNGMTDAVMFNPEGHNILPARILYKKNILALRGSFRPVTKVNIDMFERSYEMFLKENRVEKDRTEVIFEITLSNLRAEGEIDEEDFMDRARLLCSLGHTVMISNFQEYYKLVEYFSRYTKMRMGLAMGVNNLVDIFDEKYYRHLSGGILEAFGKLFFKDLKVYLYPMKDAETGEYTNSENLKVHPRMKELYKFFKYNGKVVDITDYNPDNMEIFSREVLAMIENGDEGWEQMLPPGVSEIIKDKQLFNYKPTAEKVDN, via the coding sequence ATGCCGGAAACCATAATAGGAGACAAGGAATTTGAAAATATCCCCTCTATAAAAAGTAAGGCTTTACGAATTAATCTGAACGAAAACATTTACGGCACTTTTGCTGAAATTGGAGCCGGGCAAGAAACCGTTCGGAATTTTTTTAGGGCCGGTGGTGCTTCAGGAACCATTGCAAAAACGATGTCTGCCTATGATAAAGACTTTAGCGACGCAATCTATGGAATAGAGGAAGATGGTAGATACGTAACAGAATCAAGGCTTCAAAAGATGCTTTCGCATGAGTTTAACTTGATTGAAGAACGTATAAATCGTGAAAAACACCCAAACAGACTTTTCTTTTCGTATGCAAATACTGTTGCCACAATCGATTTTGCTAAAAAATATAAAGGTCACGGTTGGGTAGGTATTCGGTATCAAATAGACCCTAAGGAACCCTATAACGAAATAACCCTTCACATTCGTTTTCACGAAAATGATGCCCAATTACAGCAGATTACACTTGGTACCTTAGGCGTAAATTTAATTTACGGTGCTTATTATAAATATGACCAACCCAATAAATTGCTTCGTTACCTATACGATCATATAGATAAAGATAAAATTGAAATTGATACCATAAACTTTTCTGGGCCCCGTTTTAAGGACGTTGATAACAGATTGATGAGTCTTCAGCTAATTAAAAATGGCATGACCGATGCGGTTATGTTTAATCCTGAAGGTCACAATATACTTCCGGCAAGAATTCTTTATAAGAAAAATATATTGGCCCTTCGCGGAAGTTTTAGACCTGTTACCAAGGTTAACATAGATATGTTTGAACGTTCTTATGAAATGTTTTTGAAGGAAAACAGGGTAGAAAAAGATAGAACTGAAGTAATATTTGAAATTACACTTTCAAATTTGCGGGCAGAAGGTGAAATTGACGAGGAAGATTTTATGGACCGCGCCAGACTCCTCTGTTCTTTGGGGCATACGGTTATGATTTCAAACTTTCAGGAATACTATAAACTAGTAGAATATTTCTCCAGATATACAAAGATGCGCATGGGACTTGCCATGGGCGTCAATAATTTGGTGGATATTTTTGATGAAAAATACTATCGACACTTAAGTGGCGGTATTTTGGAAGCCTTTGGAAAACTATTTTTTAAAGATCTAAAGGTTTACCTCTACCCTATGAAAGATGCAGAAACGGGAGAGTATACTAATAGTGAAAACCTGAAAGTGCATCCACGAATGAAAGAATTGTACAAATTCTTTAAATACAACGGCAAGGTTGTAGATATCACAGATTACAACCCTGACAACATGGAGATATTTTCTCGTGAAGTGTTGGCAATGATAGAAAATGGTGATGAAGGATGGGAACAGATGTTGCCACCTGGGGTTTCAGAAATTATAAAGGATAAACAACTTTTCAATTATAAGCCTACGGCTGAAAAGGTAGATAATTAA
- the bcp gene encoding thioredoxin-dependent thiol peroxidase has protein sequence MKTLKVGDKAPDFTVNDQDGNTISSKDYKGKKWIVFFYPKANTPGCTAEACNLRDNYKELQKEGYELLGVSADSEKRQKKFKEKFDFPFPLLADENMEVINGFGVWGPKKFMGREFDGIHRKTFIMDENGTITRVIDKVKTKDHAAQILN, from the coding sequence ATGAAAACATTAAAGGTAGGAGATAAGGCTCCAGATTTTACAGTGAATGACCAGGACGGAAATACAATTTCGTCAAAAGATTATAAAGGAAAAAAATGGATTGTGTTTTTCTATCCCAAAGCCAATACCCCTGGGTGCACCGCGGAAGCCTGTAATCTTCGAGACAATTATAAAGAATTGCAAAAAGAAGGCTATGAATTATTGGGCGTAAGTGCCGATAGTGAAAAACGGCAAAAAAAATTTAAAGAAAAGTTTGATTTCCCCTTTCCGTTACTGGCAGATGAGAACATGGAGGTAATCAATGGTTTCGGAGTGTGGGGACCCAAAAAGTTTATGGGAAGGGAATTTGACGGAATTCACAGAAAAACTTTTATAATGGATGAAAACGGAACCATAACCCGTGTCATCGATAAGGTTAAAACCAAAGATCACGCTGCGCAGATACTGAATTAA